In Capsicum annuum cultivar UCD-10X-F1 chromosome 7, UCD10Xv1.1, whole genome shotgun sequence, one genomic interval encodes:
- the LOC107876846 gene encoding LOW QUALITY PROTEIN: G-type lectin S-receptor-like serine/threonine-protein kinase SD2-5 (The sequence of the model RefSeq protein was modified relative to this genomic sequence to represent the inferred CDS: substituted 1 base at 1 genomic stop codon) yields MALCKIFPFAFILLSCSCYLISGQRFDYPTANLSTTWINSVSAPHSIDYTDGSRIRAILLRGTFGPRYACGFYCNGNCESYLFAIFIVQTNSASQITSPAIGFPQVVWSANRNNPVKINSTLQLTAEGDLVLRDADGTLAWSTNTAGKSVAGLSLTDEGNLALFDSKNATVWQSFDHPTDALVPGQKLVSGMKLTASVSRTNWTAGGLFALSAIDNGLVAFVESNPPQKYFEASVGGSNTSGGSNYVKYLNGSLTLFTHSADTTELILISITPASSAQYMKLESNGHLKVYEWTSRGWREVDDLLTGFRGECNYPTVCGRYGICTMGQCSCPTSSISSTYFRPIDVRRPNLGYSEVTKLTXKNLKKHGLLEVEDVDYFAFKADISDTDVNTCTRACLEKCSCKAAFFRSGLNSSRTRWDCDLPTEIFSIMNNEKDKTRYDSVAFIKVLVNAQPAADTKKYLNAQILDSFKQPKVYILTFKFNLSSSHDELKAICLVWNHKLVFMALCKILPFFFILCCSFTLISSQPFDYPTANLSTTWINSFSAPHSVNFTDGSIIRAILLRGTFGPRYACGFYCNGNCQSYLFAIFIVQTNSVSGITSPAIGFPQVVWSANRNNSVRINSFLQLTAEGDLVLRDADGTLAWSTNTAGKSVAGLSLTDEGSLVLFDSKNGTVWQSFEHPTDALVPGQKLVSGMKLTASVSTTNWTAGGLISLSATDDGLVGFVESNPPQTYFSRTIGGLNASRGSNYVVYLNGSLSLFSNSSSNLETLFSISRASSAQYMKLESDGHLKVYEWQSGWNEVDDLLTGFNGECYYPMVCGRYGICSRGQCSCPKSSSNSTTYFRQIDDREGNLGCSEVTKLTCNPLNNHTFLDLQDVDYFAFKADISDTDLNTCKRACLEKCSCKAAFFRSGLNSSTGDCYLPSEIFSLANNEKDRTRYDSQTFIKVQELEPAAHIPTTFLSGAILGSIIGSSILGIIIGIIVFIFWKKKRKANEDEEDYPDHVPGMSTRFSYDDLKAATENFTKKLGEGGFGSVFEGCLEDGTKIAVKCLEGIGQVKKSFLAEVETIGSIHHVNLVQLIGFCAEKSHRLLVYEFMSNGSLEKWIYHGKQEQILDWNCRKKIIQDVAKGLAYLHEECRQKILHLDIKPPNILLDEKLNAKLSDFGLAKLIDRNQSQVMTMMRGTPGYLAPEWLSGVITEKVDVYSFGIVILEILIGRRHFEASYTEEERIMLNLFRKKAEEGQLVDLIDKHSEDIQFYKEEVIKTMQIAAWCLQSDYTKRPSMSMVVKAMEGVLDVEKDLDYSFKPQTIPAIPNISFADSTPLLPSVLSGPR; encoded by the exons ATGGCTTTATGCAAGATTTTTCCTTTTGCCTTCATTCTCCTTTCTTGTTCTTGTTATCTGATATCCGGCCAACGTTTTGATTACCCAACTGCAAATCTTTCTACAACTTGGATCAACAGTGTTTCTGCACCCCATTCAATAGATTATACGGATGGCTCAAGGATAAGGGCTATACTACTCAGAGGAACTTTTGGTCCAAGATATGCATGTGGTTTCTATTGTAATGGCAATTGTGAGAGTTACCTCTTTGCCATCTTCATTGTGCAAACCAACAGCGCTTCCCAAATTACTTCTCCCGCGATTGGATTCCCACAAGTTGTTTGGTCTGCTAACCGGAACAATCCGGTTAAGATCAATTCTACTTTGCAACTTACAGCAGAAGGAGACTTGGTGCTCAGAGATGCTGATGGTACTTTGGCTTGGTCTACAAACACTGCTGGGAAATCTGTTGCTGGCTTAAGCTTGACCGATGAGGGGAATCTTGCTCTGTTTGATTCCAAGAATGCAACTGTTTGGCAGTCTTTTGATCACCCAACTGATGCTTTAGTTCCGGGGCAGAAGTTAGTATCAGGAATGAAACTAACAGCAAGTGTTTCCAGAACAAACTGGACGGCGGGAGGTTTGTTTGCCTTATCTGCTATCGATAATGGTTTGGTTGCTTTTGTAGAGTCAAATCCTCCCCAAAAATACTTTGAAGCATCTGTTGGTGGATCCAATACTAGTGGAGGCTCCAATTATGTTAAGTATTTGAATGGAAGCTTGACTTTATTCACACATTCTGCTGACACAACCGAGTTGATTCTGATTTCTATTACTCCAGCATCCTCTGCTCAATATATGAAACTCGAGTCCAATGGACACTTGAAAGTGTACGAGTGGACAAGTCGGGGGTGGAGAGAGGTGGATGATCTCTTGACAGGCTTTCGTGGCGAGTGCAATTACCCCACGGTCTGTGGAAGATATGGCATTTGCACAATGGGACAGTGTAGTTGTCCCACAAGCTCTATTTCAAGTACCTATTTCAGACCGATAGATGTTAGGCGGCCTAATCTTGGTTACTCTGAGGTCACAAAGCtgacttgaaaaaatttaaagaaacacGGACTTTTGGAAGTTGAAGATGTGGACTATTTCGCGTTTAAGGCAGATATTAGTGACACAGATGTGAATACCTGTACACGCGCATGTTTGGAGAAATGTTCCTGTAAAGCTGCATTCTTCCGTAGTGGGTTAAATTCTTCGAGGACCAGGTGGGACTGCGACTTGCCAACCGAGATCTTTTCAATCATGAATAATGAGAAGGACAAGACAAGGTATGATTCTGTCGCGTTTATAAAAGTACTGGTTAATGCTCAACCAGCGGCTGATA ctaaaaaatatCTTAATGCACAGATCTTAGATTCCTTCAAACAACCCAAAGTTTACATACTTACATTTAAGTTCAATTTGTCTTCATCTCATGATGAACTAAAGGCCATTTGCCTAGTGTGGAACCACAAATTGGTCTTTATGGCTTTATGCAAGATATTACCTTTCTTCTTCATTCTTTGTTGTTCTTTTACTTTGATAAGCAGCCAACCTTTTGATTATCCAACTGCAAACCTTTCGACCACTTGGATCAATAGCTTTTCTGCACCCCATTCAGTGAATTTCACTGATGGCTCAATAATAAGGGCTATACTACTCAGAGGAACGTTTGGTCCAAGATATGCTTGTGGTTTCTATTGTAATGGCAATTGTCAGAGTTACCTATTTGCCATCTTCATTGTGCAAACCAACAGCGTTTCTGGAATTACTTCTCCCGCGATTGGATTCCCACAAGTTGTTTGGTCTGCTAACCGGAACAATTCGGTTAGGATCAATTCTTTTTTGCAACTTACAGCAGAAGGAGACTTGGTGCTCAGAGATGCTGATGGTACTTTGGCTTGGTCAACAAACACTGCTGGCAAATCTGTTGCTGGCTTAAGCTTGACCGATGAGGGGAGTCTTGTCCTGTTCGATTCCAAGAATGGAACTGTTTGGCAATCTTTTGAACACCCAACTGATGCTTTGGTTCCAGGACAGAAGTTGGTATCAGGGATGAAGCTAACAGCAAGTGTTTCAACAACAAATTGGACTGCGGGAGGTTTGATTTCTTTATCTGCTACCGATGATGGTCTGGTTGGTTTTGTAGAGTCAAATCCTCCCCAAACATACTTTTCAAGGACTATTGGTGGATTGAATGCTAGTAGAGGCTCAAATTATGTTGTGTATTTGAATGGAAGCTTGTCTTTATTCTCAAATTCGAGTAGCAATTTGGAGACATTGTTTTCTATTTCGCGAGCATCCTCAGCTCAATATATGAAACTCGAATCTGATGGACACTTGAAAGTGTATGAGTGGCAAAGTGGGTGGAATGAGGTGGATGATCTCTTGACAGGTTTTAACGGTGAGTGTTATTACCCCATGGTCTGTGGAAGATATGGCATTTGCTCAAGGGGGCAGTGTAGTTGTCCCAAATCGAGCTCTAATTCAACTACCTATTTCAGACAGATAGATGATAGGGAGGGTAATCTCGGTTGCTCTGAGGTCACAAAGCTGACTTGCAATCCTTTAAATAACCACACATTTTTGGACCTTCAAGATGTGGACTATTTCGCGTTTAAGGCAGATATTAGTGACACAGATTTGAATACCTGTAAACGCGCATGTTTGGAGAAATGTTCCTGTAAAGCTGCATTCTTCCGTAGTGGTTTAAACTCTTCCACTGGAGACTGCTACCTACCATCCGAGATCTTTTCACTAGCGAATAATGAGAAGGATAGGACACGGTATGATTCCCAGACATTTATAAAAGTACAGGAACTTGAACCTGCAGCTCATATTCCTACAACGTTTTTAAGTGGTGCTATATTGGGCTCTATCATAGGATCTTCCATATTAGGCATCATAATTGGAattatagttttcatattttggaaaaaaaagagaaaggccAATGAAGATGAGGAAGATTATCCAGATCATGTGCCAGGAATGTCGACTAGATTTTCTTACGATGATCTAAAGGCTGCAACGGAGAATTTTACCAAGAAGCTTGGTGAAGGAGGATTTGGGTCGGTTTTTGAAGGGTGCTTAGAAGATGGCACAAAGATTGCAGTGAAATGCCTTGAAGGAATAGGACAAGTCAAAAAATCATTCTTAGCCGAGGTTGAAACTATTGGCAGCATACATCATGTAAACTTGGTGCAATTGATTGGGTTCTGTGCTGAGAAATCTCATAGGCTTTTAGTATACGAGTTCATGAGCAATGGATCACTAGAAAAATGGATCTACCATGGGAAACAAGAGCAAATTCTAGACTGGAACTGTAGGAAGAAGATTATTCAAGACGTAGCCAAAGGATTAGCCTACCTTCATGAAGAATGCAGGCAAAAGATTTTACATTTGGATATTAAACCACCAAACATACTCCTAGATGAGAAGCTCAATGCTAAACTCTCTGACTTTGGGCTCGCAAAGCTAATTGATCGAAATCAGAGCCAAGTCATGACCATGATGAGAGGCACTCCTGGTTATTTGGCTCCTGAATGGCTTAGTGGAGTTATAACAGAAAAGGTAGATGTTTACAGCTTTGGCATTGTGATCTTGGAAATTTTGATTGGACGAAGACATTTTGAGGCATCATATACTGAAGAGGAAAGGATAATGTTGAACTTATTCAGGAAAAAGGCAGAGGAAGGGCAGTTGGTGGATCTTATTGATAAGCATAGTGAAGATATTCAGTTCTACAAAGAAGAAGTAATAAAGACGATGCAGATTGCTGCCTGGTGTTTACAAAGTGATTACACAAAGAGGCCATCAATGTCGATGGTGGTCAAGGCCATGGAGGGTGTGCTAGATGTTGAAAAGGATCTAGATTACAGCTTTAAGCCACAAACTATTCCTGCAATACCAAATATTAGTTTTGCAGATTCAACTCCTTTACTACCTTCAGTCCTATCAGGTCCAAGGTGA
- the LOC107878459 gene encoding probable sugar phosphate/phosphate translocator At1g06470 has translation MIESELTIEKVEESTSDSFRRAPSFSGWCDVNDTIHSAQLGNARTLTDDFDFELPLVNQNGIGNGSVDVVDTQNYNFKQKMKGGGDLAVASTGNGKDRYVPFDVENGATSNQRYSNVGREGSPYLDHRDAPQTISKNVVSVADVLKTLFLILVWYTFSTFLTLYNKTLLGDHLGRFPAPLLMNTFHFAMQAVLSKGITWFWSRKFQPTVMMSWRDYFLRVVPTALSTAMDVNLSNASLVFISVTFATMCKSAAPIFLLLFAFAFRLESPSLKLLGIMLIISIGVLLTVAKETEFEFWGFIFVMLAAVMSGFRWTMTQILLQKEIYGLKNPLTLMSYVTPVMAVSTAMLSLIFDPWQEFGSSSYFDSSWHITRSTLLMLFGGMLAFFMVLTEYILVSVTSAVTVTIAGVVKEAVTIVVAVFYFHDKFTWMKGVGLMTIMLGVSLFNWYKYDKLQKGNLSENELSRSSTQNAAAKYVILEELEDQDDDP, from the exons ATGATAGAGAGTGAATTGACTATTGAGAAGGTTGAGGAGAGTACAAGTGACAGTTTTCGGAGGGCGCCTTCTTTCTCGGGCTGGTGTGATGTTAATGACACCATCCATTCGGCTCAACTAGGGAATGCTCGTACACTCACTGACGACTTTGACTTCGAACTGCCATTGGTCAATCAAAACGGTATTGGAAATGGATCTGTAGACGTAGTAGATAcacaaaattataactttaagcAGAAGATGAAGGGTGGTGGTGATTTGGCTGTTGCATCTACTGGGAATGGAAAAGATAGATATGTTCCCTTTGATGTGGAGAACGGTGCTACAAGTAATCAAAGATATTCAAATGTTGGCCGGGAAGGATCCCCTTATCTAGACCACCGTGATGCACCACAAACAATTTCAAAAAATGTTGTTTCTGTTGCTGATGTACTGAAGACACTGTTCTTAATTCTTGTATGGTACACATTCAGTACATTCTTGACATT GTATAATAAAACTCTTCTAGGGGATCATCTAGGGAGATTCCCTGCTCCTTTACTGATGAATACATTTCACTTTGCAATGCAAGCCGTTTTGTCAAAAGGCATTACCTGGTTCTGGTCCCGAAAATTTCAGCCTACTGTAATGATGAGTTGGAGAGATTATTTTTTGAGAG TTGTACCCACAGCTCTCAGTACGGCCATGGATGTCAACCTCAGCAATGCATCCCTTGTTTTCATATCAGTGACATTTGCTACTATG TGCAAATCTGCAGCACCGATCTTTCTCCTACTCTTCGCTTTTGCTTTCAG GTTGGAGTCTCCGAGTTTGAAGCTGCTAGGGATCATGTTGATTATTTCTATTGGGGTATTATTAACAG TTGCAAAGGAAACGGAGTTTGAGTTTTGGGGATTTATCTTTGTTATGCTAGCTGCTGTTATGTCTGGGTTCCGCTGGACTATGACTCAGATACTTCTGCAG AAAGAAATCTACG GTTTAAAAAATCCACTCACATTAATGAGCTATGTTACTCCAGTAATGGCTGTTTCAACAGCTATGCTGTCTCTCATTTTTGATCCATGGCAAGAGTTTGGGAGCAGCAGTTACTTCGATAGCTCATGGCACATAACTAGAAGTACATTGCTGATGCTTTTTGGTGGAATGTTGGCTTTCTTTATG GTGTTGACGGAATATATTCTTGTCTCTGTTACCAGTGCAGTAACAGTGACAATAGCTGGAGTCGTAAAGGAGGCTGTCACTATTGTG GTTGCTGTGTTTTACTTCCATGATAAGTTTACCTGGATGAAAGGGGTTGGTCTCATGACAATAATGCTTGGTGTCAGTTTGTTTAATTGGTACAA GTACGACAAATTACAGAAAGGTAATCTAAGTGAAAATGAATTATCACGATCCTCAACACAAAATGCAGCTGCAAAGTATGTTATTCTTGAAGAATTGGAAGATCAAGATGATGATCCTTGA